Proteins found in one Pieris napi chromosome 11, ilPieNapi1.2, whole genome shotgun sequence genomic segment:
- the LOC125053526 gene encoding myotubularin-related protein 4 isoform X5, with protein MSERDRERRGAPPEPPPHRVRAADLYPRTRTHYDEPGLEPALAPICGEFVQWVGRTSDGTIAMSNYRLHLHTRRRGGSGISVPLRLIDVVEIRDLITLIILCKHGRQLKCTFNASEQCLEWWRRLSTSLAPITSLQDIFAASYAAWAKEQPPSSVHRALLNASQAPHQRHWFGCELERLGFTTKGPWRVSAVNAEYKLCPSYPPLLIVPASIGDEQLEAVARFRTMRRIPAVVWRHRKTGAVIARSSQPEVGWFGWRSGDDEGLLAAFVGACDADRTTPKKPRRLLIVDARSFTSAVTNRARGGGCECAQYYPLADIQFMSLPNIHHVRKSFQQMRDLIADNDQPNWHSALERTLWLQYLSGLLRAACTVARAAADGQPVLVHCSDGWDRTPQLVALAELLLDPYYRTLEGFRTLVEREWLDYGHKFAERCGHQVGGEDPNERSPVFVQWLHLVYQLMSQFPVAFQFNEAYLIKLATHVHSCMFGTFLCNNRRERASAGDPGPHVWHLLEAPAYRNHLYFRDQEELWPECSVSGLQIWWGLWGGGGAHEPPPASPTPPRPAPPPHNGVMTKTRSCDNLLNEGEKRTAQRRNSDPSLAPDAKLLMLNGRPEEDKVATECEKALSDSCVDSLPPSEPPATHLTLDLQQEEVQLHANHFHPPPRDIASNSSSLERELSLVPDKVDSGSVLDGVAPGLGPDVTVDVTDGGSPDTVDRDVFDLYADVIEIADTSREARTRNISITWRSISESSNQSSNGFDIPENSPQNRLEPVAARLERAIDNRSSSERDTSPDDRKSSDRDGPVADDHDSTEADIANHNVVNGNTNHNREGVGNGDANGIENVAAKFLEVELNGAVSSSSESEGEGRAREEGRVPSQLTLCPASPGRTYCRCGSESVPNGVCWCGVCGTGTAGVAGGCVCGEGAERESRGERDSLDGLPPADDPLQARLHQIILYQKKVVDELNVQLRSAHEALRRASPAAHAPPPARRRPSTPEPPKTAIGSSSGGSGSSSGSASEVEVGEEANGVLWLPDSAAPRCQHCRNQFWLARRRHHCRRCGGIFCGSCSEMSSWGDVGSVRVCRRCRALR; from the exons ATGAGCGAGCGGGACCGTGAGCGGCGTGGTGCGCCGCCCGAGCCGCCGCCGCATCGTGTACGCGCTGCTGACTTGTACCCGCGCACGCGCACGCATTACGACGAGCCCGGCCTAGAGCCTGCGCTTGCGCCAATATGTGGCGAGTTTGTTCAG TGGGTGGGACGTACATCAGATGGCACGATCGCGATGTCCAACTACCGGCTTCACCTACACACGCGTCGCCGCGGCGGCTCCGGCATCTCGGTGCCTCTGAGGCTCATCGACGTGGTCGAGATCCGGGATCTGATCACGCTAATCATTTTGTGCAAACATGGAAGACAGCTCAA atGTACCTTCAACGCGAGTGAACAATGTCTAGAATGGTGGAGGCGCCTGAGCACATCCCTGGCCCCCATCACTTCTCTGCAGGATATCTTCGCGGCTTCCTACGCCGCCTGGGCGAAAGAGCAGCCGCCTTCCTCCGTGCACAGAGCGTTACTGAACGCCTCCCAAGCGCCCCATCAGAGACATTGGTTCGGCTGCGAG TTGGAGCGATTAGGATTCACGACGAAGGGTCCGTGGCGCGTGTCCGCCGTCAACGCGGAGTACAAACTCTGCCCCTCCTACCCTCCGCTGCTCATCGTGCCCGCTTCCATCGGAGACGAGCAGCTCGAGGCCGTGGCCAG GTTCCGCACGATGCGACGCATTCCCGCCGTGGTGTGGCGTCACAGGAAGACGGGGGCCGTGATCGCTCGCTCTTCGCAGCCCGAGGTGGGTTGGTTCGGATGGCGCTCCGGGGACGACGAAGGCCTCCTGGCCGCCTTCGTCGGCGCCTGCGATGCGGATCGCACTACTCCCAAAAAG CCCCGAAGACTGCTAATAGTGGACGCGCGGTCGTTCACGTCCGCGGTGACGAACCGGGCTCGGGGCGGAGGCTGCGAGTGCGCCCAGTACTACCCTCTGGCCGACATTCAGTTCATGAGCCTCCCCAACATACACCACGTGCGCAAGAGTTTCCAGCAGATGAGGGACCTCATCGCGGACAACGATCAGCCCAA CTGGCACAGCGCTCTGGAGCGCACCCTGTGGCTGCAGTACCTGTCGGGGCTGCTGCGAGCGGCGTGCACGGTGGCCCGAGCGGCGGCCGACGGACAGCCCGTTCTCGTCCACTGCTCGGACGGCTGGGACCGCACGCCGCAGCTCGTGGCCCTGGCCGAGCTGCTCCTGGACCCCTATTACCGCACCCTGGAG GGGTTCCGCACCCTCGTCGAACGGGAGTGGCTGGACTACGGCCACAAGTTCGCCGAACGATGCGGGCACCAAGTCGGCGGAGAGGACCCCAACGAGAGATCTCCCGTCTTCGTCCAATGGCTGCATCTCGTCTACCAACTCATGTCGCAGTTTCCCGTCGCCTTTCAGTTCAACGAGGCCTATCTC ATAAAGCTCGCCACTCACGTGCACTCGTGTATGTTCGGCACCTTCCTGTGCAACAACCGTCGGGAGCGCGCCTCGGCCGGAGACCCCGGCCCGCACGTGTGGCATCTGCTCGAGGCCCCCGCCTACCGGAACCATCTCTACTTCCGCGACCAGGAGGAGCTGTGGCCCGAGTGCAGCGTGAGCGGGTTGCAGATCTGGTGGGGGCTGTGGGGGGGAGGAGGCGCCCACGAGCCTCCGCCCGCCTCGCCGACGCCGCCCAGACCCGCGCCGCCCCCGCACAACG GTGTCATGACGAAGACGCGTTCGTGCGACAACTTGCTGAACGAAGGCGAGAAGAGAACTGCGCAGCGCCGCAACAGCGATCCCAGCCTCGCCCCCGACGC aaAGCTACTGATGCTAAACGGGAGACCGGAGGAAGACAAAGTCGCCACAGAGTGTGAGAAAGCGTTGTCGGATAGCTGCGTGGACTCTCTGCCTCCCTCGGAGCCCCCCGCGACCCATCTGACGCTGGATTTGCAGCAGGAAGAG GTGCAGTTACACGCGAACCACTTCCATCCACCACCGAGAGACATCGCCAGCAACTCTTCTTCGTTGGAGCGGGAACTGTCTCTGGTCCCCGACAAAGTCGACTCCGGCTCCGTCCTCGACGGCGTCGCGCCCGGCCTCGGGCCTGACGTCACGGTCGACGTCACCGACGGCGGGTCGCCGGACACGGTCGACAGGGACGTGTTCGACCTCTACGCGGACGTCATCGAAATAGCGGAT ACCTCAAGAGAAGCCCGGACGCGGAACATAAGCATCACGTGGCGGTCCATATCCGAATCTAGCAACCAGTCGTCGAACGGTTTCGACATTCCGGAAAACTCGCCACAGAACAGACTGGAACCCGTCGCGGCCCGACTGGAGAGAGCGATCGACAACAGGAGCTCGTCCGAGAGAGACACTTCCCCGGACGACAGAAAATCGTCCGACAGAGACGGGCCGGTCGCGGACGACCACGACTCCACGGAGGCCGACATAGCGAACCATAACGTCGTGAACGGCAACACCAATCACAACCGAGAAGGTGTCGGCAACGGAGACGCGAACGGAATCGAGAACGTCGCGGCCAAGTTTCTGGAAGTCGAATTGAATG GCGCGGTGTCGTCGAGCTCCGAGAGCGAGGGCGAGGGCCGAGCGCGAGAGGAGGGCCGCGTGCCCAGCCAGCTCACGCTGTGTCCCGCTTCGCCCGGGCGGACCTACTGCCGCTGCGGATCGG AGTCGGTGCCGAACGGCGTGTGCTGGTGCGGCGTGTGCGGCACGGGGACGGCGGGGGTCGCCGGGGGCTGCGTGTGCGGGGAGGGGGCGGAGAGGGAGTCGCGGGGGGAGAGAGACTCGCTCGACGGCCTGCCCCCGGCCGACGACCCCCTGCAGGCCCGACTGCATCAGATCATCCTCTACCAGAAG AAAGTGGTAGACGAGCTGAACGTACAGTTACGATCGGCCCACGAGGCTTTGAGGAGAGCGTCGCCGGCCGCCCACGCCCCGCCGCCCGCCCGCCGTCGGCCGTCTACGCCCGAACCGCCGAAG ACGGCGATCGGCAGCAGCAGCGGGGGCAGCGGCAGCAGCAGCGGCAGCGCCTCGGAGGTCGAGGTGGGGGAGGAGGCGAACGGCGTGCTCTGGCTGCCGGACAGTGCGGCGCCTCGTTGCCAGCATTGCCGCAACCAGTTCTGGCTCGCGAGGCGGCGCCACCACTGCAG gcGTTGCGGAGGCATCTTCTGCGGGTCCTGTTCGGAGATGAGCTCGTGGGGCGACGTGGGGTCGGTGCGCGTGTGTCGCCGATGCCGCGCCCTCAGGTGA
- the LOC125053526 gene encoding myotubularin-related protein 4 isoform X1: MLINTYLDTEDFVHLYYPEDEPPAAQGCAAGARMASKYPRPPSPDYKEVSTLTATCDMSERDRERRGAPPEPPPHRVRAADLYPRTRTHYDEPGLEPALAPICGEFVQWVGRTSDGTIAMSNYRLHLHTRRRGGSGISVPLRLIDVVEIRDLITLIILCKHGRQLKCTFNASEQCLEWWRRLSTSLAPITSLQDIFAASYAAWAKEQPPSSVHRALLNASQAPHQRHWFGCELERLGFTTKGPWRVSAVNAEYKLCPSYPPLLIVPASIGDEQLEAVARFRTMRRIPAVVWRHRKTGAVIARSSQPEVGWFGWRSGDDEGLLAAFVGACDADRTTPKKPRRLLIVDARSFTSAVTNRARGGGCECAQYYPLADIQFMSLPNIHHVRKSFQQMRDLIADNDQPNWHSALERTLWLQYLSGLLRAACTVARAAADGQPVLVHCSDGWDRTPQLVALAELLLDPYYRTLEGFRTLVEREWLDYGHKFAERCGHQVGGEDPNERSPVFVQWLHLVYQLMSQFPVAFQFNEAYLIKLATHVHSCMFGTFLCNNRRERASAGDPGPHVWHLLEAPAYRNHLYFRDQEELWPECSVSGLQIWWGLWGGGGAHEPPPASPTPPRPAPPPHNGVMTKTRSCDNLLNEGEKRTAQRRNSDPSLAPDAKLLMLNGRPEEDKVATECEKALSDSCVDSLPPSEPPATHLTLDLQQEEVQLHANHFHPPPRDIASNSSSLERELSLVPDKVDSGSVLDGVAPGLGPDVTVDVTDGGSPDTVDRDVFDLYADVIEIADTSREARTRNISITWRSISESSNQSSNGFDIPENSPQNRLEPVAARLERAIDNRSSSERDTSPDDRKSSDRDGPVADDHDSTEADIANHNVVNGNTNHNREGVGNGDANGIENVAAKFLEVELNGAVSSSSESEGEGRAREEGRVPSQLTLCPASPGRTYCRCGSESVPNGVCWCGVCGTGTAGVAGGCVCGEGAERESRGERDSLDGLPPADDPLQARLHQIILYQKKVVDELNVQLRSAHEALRRASPAAHAPPPARRRPSTPEPPKTAIGSSSGGSGSSSGSASEVEVGEEANGVLWLPDSAAPRCQHCRNQFWLARRRHHCRRCGGIFCGSCSEMSSWGDVGSVRVCRRCRALR; this comes from the exons GTATCGACGCTAACGGCGACGTGCGACATGAGCGAGCGGGACCGTGAGCGGCGTGGTGCGCCGCCCGAGCCGCCGCCGCATCGTGTACGCGCTGCTGACTTGTACCCGCGCACGCGCACGCATTACGACGAGCCCGGCCTAGAGCCTGCGCTTGCGCCAATATGTGGCGAGTTTGTTCAG TGGGTGGGACGTACATCAGATGGCACGATCGCGATGTCCAACTACCGGCTTCACCTACACACGCGTCGCCGCGGCGGCTCCGGCATCTCGGTGCCTCTGAGGCTCATCGACGTGGTCGAGATCCGGGATCTGATCACGCTAATCATTTTGTGCAAACATGGAAGACAGCTCAA atGTACCTTCAACGCGAGTGAACAATGTCTAGAATGGTGGAGGCGCCTGAGCACATCCCTGGCCCCCATCACTTCTCTGCAGGATATCTTCGCGGCTTCCTACGCCGCCTGGGCGAAAGAGCAGCCGCCTTCCTCCGTGCACAGAGCGTTACTGAACGCCTCCCAAGCGCCCCATCAGAGACATTGGTTCGGCTGCGAG TTGGAGCGATTAGGATTCACGACGAAGGGTCCGTGGCGCGTGTCCGCCGTCAACGCGGAGTACAAACTCTGCCCCTCCTACCCTCCGCTGCTCATCGTGCCCGCTTCCATCGGAGACGAGCAGCTCGAGGCCGTGGCCAG GTTCCGCACGATGCGACGCATTCCCGCCGTGGTGTGGCGTCACAGGAAGACGGGGGCCGTGATCGCTCGCTCTTCGCAGCCCGAGGTGGGTTGGTTCGGATGGCGCTCCGGGGACGACGAAGGCCTCCTGGCCGCCTTCGTCGGCGCCTGCGATGCGGATCGCACTACTCCCAAAAAG CCCCGAAGACTGCTAATAGTGGACGCGCGGTCGTTCACGTCCGCGGTGACGAACCGGGCTCGGGGCGGAGGCTGCGAGTGCGCCCAGTACTACCCTCTGGCCGACATTCAGTTCATGAGCCTCCCCAACATACACCACGTGCGCAAGAGTTTCCAGCAGATGAGGGACCTCATCGCGGACAACGATCAGCCCAA CTGGCACAGCGCTCTGGAGCGCACCCTGTGGCTGCAGTACCTGTCGGGGCTGCTGCGAGCGGCGTGCACGGTGGCCCGAGCGGCGGCCGACGGACAGCCCGTTCTCGTCCACTGCTCGGACGGCTGGGACCGCACGCCGCAGCTCGTGGCCCTGGCCGAGCTGCTCCTGGACCCCTATTACCGCACCCTGGAG GGGTTCCGCACCCTCGTCGAACGGGAGTGGCTGGACTACGGCCACAAGTTCGCCGAACGATGCGGGCACCAAGTCGGCGGAGAGGACCCCAACGAGAGATCTCCCGTCTTCGTCCAATGGCTGCATCTCGTCTACCAACTCATGTCGCAGTTTCCCGTCGCCTTTCAGTTCAACGAGGCCTATCTC ATAAAGCTCGCCACTCACGTGCACTCGTGTATGTTCGGCACCTTCCTGTGCAACAACCGTCGGGAGCGCGCCTCGGCCGGAGACCCCGGCCCGCACGTGTGGCATCTGCTCGAGGCCCCCGCCTACCGGAACCATCTCTACTTCCGCGACCAGGAGGAGCTGTGGCCCGAGTGCAGCGTGAGCGGGTTGCAGATCTGGTGGGGGCTGTGGGGGGGAGGAGGCGCCCACGAGCCTCCGCCCGCCTCGCCGACGCCGCCCAGACCCGCGCCGCCCCCGCACAACG GTGTCATGACGAAGACGCGTTCGTGCGACAACTTGCTGAACGAAGGCGAGAAGAGAACTGCGCAGCGCCGCAACAGCGATCCCAGCCTCGCCCCCGACGC aaAGCTACTGATGCTAAACGGGAGACCGGAGGAAGACAAAGTCGCCACAGAGTGTGAGAAAGCGTTGTCGGATAGCTGCGTGGACTCTCTGCCTCCCTCGGAGCCCCCCGCGACCCATCTGACGCTGGATTTGCAGCAGGAAGAG GTGCAGTTACACGCGAACCACTTCCATCCACCACCGAGAGACATCGCCAGCAACTCTTCTTCGTTGGAGCGGGAACTGTCTCTGGTCCCCGACAAAGTCGACTCCGGCTCCGTCCTCGACGGCGTCGCGCCCGGCCTCGGGCCTGACGTCACGGTCGACGTCACCGACGGCGGGTCGCCGGACACGGTCGACAGGGACGTGTTCGACCTCTACGCGGACGTCATCGAAATAGCGGAT ACCTCAAGAGAAGCCCGGACGCGGAACATAAGCATCACGTGGCGGTCCATATCCGAATCTAGCAACCAGTCGTCGAACGGTTTCGACATTCCGGAAAACTCGCCACAGAACAGACTGGAACCCGTCGCGGCCCGACTGGAGAGAGCGATCGACAACAGGAGCTCGTCCGAGAGAGACACTTCCCCGGACGACAGAAAATCGTCCGACAGAGACGGGCCGGTCGCGGACGACCACGACTCCACGGAGGCCGACATAGCGAACCATAACGTCGTGAACGGCAACACCAATCACAACCGAGAAGGTGTCGGCAACGGAGACGCGAACGGAATCGAGAACGTCGCGGCCAAGTTTCTGGAAGTCGAATTGAATG GCGCGGTGTCGTCGAGCTCCGAGAGCGAGGGCGAGGGCCGAGCGCGAGAGGAGGGCCGCGTGCCCAGCCAGCTCACGCTGTGTCCCGCTTCGCCCGGGCGGACCTACTGCCGCTGCGGATCGG AGTCGGTGCCGAACGGCGTGTGCTGGTGCGGCGTGTGCGGCACGGGGACGGCGGGGGTCGCCGGGGGCTGCGTGTGCGGGGAGGGGGCGGAGAGGGAGTCGCGGGGGGAGAGAGACTCGCTCGACGGCCTGCCCCCGGCCGACGACCCCCTGCAGGCCCGACTGCATCAGATCATCCTCTACCAGAAG AAAGTGGTAGACGAGCTGAACGTACAGTTACGATCGGCCCACGAGGCTTTGAGGAGAGCGTCGCCGGCCGCCCACGCCCCGCCGCCCGCCCGCCGTCGGCCGTCTACGCCCGAACCGCCGAAG ACGGCGATCGGCAGCAGCAGCGGGGGCAGCGGCAGCAGCAGCGGCAGCGCCTCGGAGGTCGAGGTGGGGGAGGAGGCGAACGGCGTGCTCTGGCTGCCGGACAGTGCGGCGCCTCGTTGCCAGCATTGCCGCAACCAGTTCTGGCTCGCGAGGCGGCGCCACCACTGCAG gcGTTGCGGAGGCATCTTCTGCGGGTCCTGTTCGGAGATGAGCTCGTGGGGCGACGTGGGGTCGGTGCGCGTGTGTCGCCGATGCCGCGCCCTCAGGTGA
- the LOC125053526 gene encoding myotubularin-related protein 4 isoform X2 produces the protein MLINTYLDTEDFVHLYYPEDEPPAAQGCAAGARMASKYPRPPSPDYKEVSTLTATCDMSERDRERRGAPPEPPPHRVRAADLYPRTRTHYDEPGLEPALAPICGEFVQWVGRTSDGTIAMSNYRLHLHTRRRGGSGISVPLRLIDVVEIRDLITLIILCKHGRQLKCTFNASEQCLEWWRRLSTSLAPITSLQDIFAASYAAWAKEQPPSSVHRALLNASQAPHQRHWFGCELERLGFTTKGPWRVSAVNAEYKLCPSYPPLLIVPASIGDEQLEAVARFRTMRRIPAVVWRHRKTGAVIARSSQPEVGWFGWRSGDDEGLLAAFVGACDADRTTPKKPRRLLIVDARSFTSAVTNRARGGGCECAQYYPLADIQFMSLPNIHHVRKSFQQMRDLIADNDQPNWHSALERTLWLQYLSGLLRAACTVARAAADGQPVLVHCSDGWDRTPQLVALAELLLDPYYRTLEGFRTLVEREWLDYGHKFAERCGHQVGGEDPNERSPVFVQWLHLVYQLMSQFPVAFQFNEAYLIKLATHVHSCMFGTFLCNNRRERASAGDPGPHVWHLLEAPAYRNHLYFRDQEELWPECSVSGLQIWWGLWGGGGAHEPPPASPTPPRPAPPPHNGVMTKTRSCDNLLNEGEKRTAQRRNSDPSLAPDAKLLMLNGRPEEDKVATECEKALSDSCVDSLPPSEPPATHLTLDLQQEELHANHFHPPPRDIASNSSSLERELSLVPDKVDSGSVLDGVAPGLGPDVTVDVTDGGSPDTVDRDVFDLYADVIEIADTSREARTRNISITWRSISESSNQSSNGFDIPENSPQNRLEPVAARLERAIDNRSSSERDTSPDDRKSSDRDGPVADDHDSTEADIANHNVVNGNTNHNREGVGNGDANGIENVAAKFLEVELNGAVSSSSESEGEGRAREEGRVPSQLTLCPASPGRTYCRCGSESVPNGVCWCGVCGTGTAGVAGGCVCGEGAERESRGERDSLDGLPPADDPLQARLHQIILYQKKVVDELNVQLRSAHEALRRASPAAHAPPPARRRPSTPEPPKTAIGSSSGGSGSSSGSASEVEVGEEANGVLWLPDSAAPRCQHCRNQFWLARRRHHCRRCGGIFCGSCSEMSSWGDVGSVRVCRRCRALR, from the exons GTATCGACGCTAACGGCGACGTGCGACATGAGCGAGCGGGACCGTGAGCGGCGTGGTGCGCCGCCCGAGCCGCCGCCGCATCGTGTACGCGCTGCTGACTTGTACCCGCGCACGCGCACGCATTACGACGAGCCCGGCCTAGAGCCTGCGCTTGCGCCAATATGTGGCGAGTTTGTTCAG TGGGTGGGACGTACATCAGATGGCACGATCGCGATGTCCAACTACCGGCTTCACCTACACACGCGTCGCCGCGGCGGCTCCGGCATCTCGGTGCCTCTGAGGCTCATCGACGTGGTCGAGATCCGGGATCTGATCACGCTAATCATTTTGTGCAAACATGGAAGACAGCTCAA atGTACCTTCAACGCGAGTGAACAATGTCTAGAATGGTGGAGGCGCCTGAGCACATCCCTGGCCCCCATCACTTCTCTGCAGGATATCTTCGCGGCTTCCTACGCCGCCTGGGCGAAAGAGCAGCCGCCTTCCTCCGTGCACAGAGCGTTACTGAACGCCTCCCAAGCGCCCCATCAGAGACATTGGTTCGGCTGCGAG TTGGAGCGATTAGGATTCACGACGAAGGGTCCGTGGCGCGTGTCCGCCGTCAACGCGGAGTACAAACTCTGCCCCTCCTACCCTCCGCTGCTCATCGTGCCCGCTTCCATCGGAGACGAGCAGCTCGAGGCCGTGGCCAG GTTCCGCACGATGCGACGCATTCCCGCCGTGGTGTGGCGTCACAGGAAGACGGGGGCCGTGATCGCTCGCTCTTCGCAGCCCGAGGTGGGTTGGTTCGGATGGCGCTCCGGGGACGACGAAGGCCTCCTGGCCGCCTTCGTCGGCGCCTGCGATGCGGATCGCACTACTCCCAAAAAG CCCCGAAGACTGCTAATAGTGGACGCGCGGTCGTTCACGTCCGCGGTGACGAACCGGGCTCGGGGCGGAGGCTGCGAGTGCGCCCAGTACTACCCTCTGGCCGACATTCAGTTCATGAGCCTCCCCAACATACACCACGTGCGCAAGAGTTTCCAGCAGATGAGGGACCTCATCGCGGACAACGATCAGCCCAA CTGGCACAGCGCTCTGGAGCGCACCCTGTGGCTGCAGTACCTGTCGGGGCTGCTGCGAGCGGCGTGCACGGTGGCCCGAGCGGCGGCCGACGGACAGCCCGTTCTCGTCCACTGCTCGGACGGCTGGGACCGCACGCCGCAGCTCGTGGCCCTGGCCGAGCTGCTCCTGGACCCCTATTACCGCACCCTGGAG GGGTTCCGCACCCTCGTCGAACGGGAGTGGCTGGACTACGGCCACAAGTTCGCCGAACGATGCGGGCACCAAGTCGGCGGAGAGGACCCCAACGAGAGATCTCCCGTCTTCGTCCAATGGCTGCATCTCGTCTACCAACTCATGTCGCAGTTTCCCGTCGCCTTTCAGTTCAACGAGGCCTATCTC ATAAAGCTCGCCACTCACGTGCACTCGTGTATGTTCGGCACCTTCCTGTGCAACAACCGTCGGGAGCGCGCCTCGGCCGGAGACCCCGGCCCGCACGTGTGGCATCTGCTCGAGGCCCCCGCCTACCGGAACCATCTCTACTTCCGCGACCAGGAGGAGCTGTGGCCCGAGTGCAGCGTGAGCGGGTTGCAGATCTGGTGGGGGCTGTGGGGGGGAGGAGGCGCCCACGAGCCTCCGCCCGCCTCGCCGACGCCGCCCAGACCCGCGCCGCCCCCGCACAACG GTGTCATGACGAAGACGCGTTCGTGCGACAACTTGCTGAACGAAGGCGAGAAGAGAACTGCGCAGCGCCGCAACAGCGATCCCAGCCTCGCCCCCGACGC aaAGCTACTGATGCTAAACGGGAGACCGGAGGAAGACAAAGTCGCCACAGAGTGTGAGAAAGCGTTGTCGGATAGCTGCGTGGACTCTCTGCCTCCCTCGGAGCCCCCCGCGACCCATCTGACGCTGGATTTGCAGCAGGAAGAG TTACACGCGAACCACTTCCATCCACCACCGAGAGACATCGCCAGCAACTCTTCTTCGTTGGAGCGGGAACTGTCTCTGGTCCCCGACAAAGTCGACTCCGGCTCCGTCCTCGACGGCGTCGCGCCCGGCCTCGGGCCTGACGTCACGGTCGACGTCACCGACGGCGGGTCGCCGGACACGGTCGACAGGGACGTGTTCGACCTCTACGCGGACGTCATCGAAATAGCGGAT ACCTCAAGAGAAGCCCGGACGCGGAACATAAGCATCACGTGGCGGTCCATATCCGAATCTAGCAACCAGTCGTCGAACGGTTTCGACATTCCGGAAAACTCGCCACAGAACAGACTGGAACCCGTCGCGGCCCGACTGGAGAGAGCGATCGACAACAGGAGCTCGTCCGAGAGAGACACTTCCCCGGACGACAGAAAATCGTCCGACAGAGACGGGCCGGTCGCGGACGACCACGACTCCACGGAGGCCGACATAGCGAACCATAACGTCGTGAACGGCAACACCAATCACAACCGAGAAGGTGTCGGCAACGGAGACGCGAACGGAATCGAGAACGTCGCGGCCAAGTTTCTGGAAGTCGAATTGAATG GCGCGGTGTCGTCGAGCTCCGAGAGCGAGGGCGAGGGCCGAGCGCGAGAGGAGGGCCGCGTGCCCAGCCAGCTCACGCTGTGTCCCGCTTCGCCCGGGCGGACCTACTGCCGCTGCGGATCGG AGTCGGTGCCGAACGGCGTGTGCTGGTGCGGCGTGTGCGGCACGGGGACGGCGGGGGTCGCCGGGGGCTGCGTGTGCGGGGAGGGGGCGGAGAGGGAGTCGCGGGGGGAGAGAGACTCGCTCGACGGCCTGCCCCCGGCCGACGACCCCCTGCAGGCCCGACTGCATCAGATCATCCTCTACCAGAAG AAAGTGGTAGACGAGCTGAACGTACAGTTACGATCGGCCCACGAGGCTTTGAGGAGAGCGTCGCCGGCCGCCCACGCCCCGCCGCCCGCCCGCCGTCGGCCGTCTACGCCCGAACCGCCGAAG ACGGCGATCGGCAGCAGCAGCGGGGGCAGCGGCAGCAGCAGCGGCAGCGCCTCGGAGGTCGAGGTGGGGGAGGAGGCGAACGGCGTGCTCTGGCTGCCGGACAGTGCGGCGCCTCGTTGCCAGCATTGCCGCAACCAGTTCTGGCTCGCGAGGCGGCGCCACCACTGCAG gcGTTGCGGAGGCATCTTCTGCGGGTCCTGTTCGGAGATGAGCTCGTGGGGCGACGTGGGGTCGGTGCGCGTGTGTCGCCGATGCCGCGCCCTCAGGTGA